The stretch of DNA TTGTAAACTTACAGGTGTAAATTACTGCTCAGCTGAATGGTTAGTAAACAGTTAACATCGTGAGCTTGTGCTTGATTGTTGGGCAGGTGCTGAGAAGGCTGGGCTGTGTGACAGAGCCACAGTTTGAAGACGTCCTCCACAAGGTGAGACAATGTCTACACAGAGGGCCGGTGCCAGTGATGGTGGACAGCAGGTGGATTTGCCCTCCTCTTCgtcttcattcactctctacTGTTTCTACTGTAGATCTCCCAGGAGGTAGAGAGGCGTAGGTGTCTTTGTGCAAAGTCTGCTGAGAGAGCTGCTGCCATAAAGGACATTTACCAGCCCCTTCATCCTCATGTCTACCACCTGCAGGTACACTCTGCATCAGCTGTTGGTAATAGTAGCTCTTACAATGCAACATCGTAACAATAACTTGCTGAGAGATGGCCTCTTCCCCTCAGGAGGCCTTCATGGCTCCACAGTTCAAACAGATGGCTGAGTACTGTCGCAGCGGTGGGGCCAGTGAGCAGGGCCTGCTTGATCTCCTGCAGACGGAGGCAGGTGAGCTGGAGCGGCAAGTGTTTACGTTTTCTGTCATATACACAAGCTGGCGATAGATCATATTCGAACAGAGATCTCATTCACATTAAGGTGCTTATGTGCACCGTTTGATGCCCTGTGACCGAGTCTCCCTGTCATCATGAACAAAACAGCATCGCTTCTTCATTTTCATCCCTACTTCTAATATGGGGAAATAAATGATGATCCCTAGTTATTAAAACCtttcttaaaacccacttcttttctttagcttttatgccatgtaggatttatgattttatgatttatgattttatgtatgcatgttttttttgcattttacattattttattctattaaaattataattgtattattattttattttatttttattttattattttattttaatatttttatatattttatttattctatcctattctgttttattattttattattattattatcattattattacttactttatctgattttattttaattgatcttatcttattttattgtgttatcctactgtgttttttacctttttattctgctcttgtgttattttgtggtgttttatcttgctgtgcagcactttggaaaccttgtgtttgttaaattgtgctatataaataaagtggattggattggattggatggAAATATACCCCTCATGCTGCAGAAGCCTGAGGTTGGCAGCAGTGATGTTTCCATGCCACAGTAACCAGTTTAATATGGTAATGTTAAACCGTAAGACTGTTTTTCTCAGTGGTTTATTCAGCGCATTTAAACATGCCCAGTGGTACTTCTCAATTTTTAGAAACACTAACAATACCAGTAAATGTgtcaaaactgaactttgataGAGTTAGCTGAGTGTGTTATGAGTCCCCATGGTGGttaaatctcctcattagttgctctgtgttcccctgggctgctaatccacaacactggatttctgtctctccattcactaacatggtgcagcaaaacagctcccaaaataacacttttgaGCACATAAATGAAAGTGAATAAAGCCCATTACACGATATGAAATCCAACAAATAAGTCCTGGTCTCCCTTCCtattgttttcctgtttgaatcagaaagtagatccagcaggcaGCATCTGCAGGTGACTTGCACATACTAACAGAAAGAGACGACCTGATTGTACTTTCATAAATGATTGTTAATACACAAAAAATGGGTgtagacttgttttttttttaagttggcatcatctgctttgttaGAATTGCTTACAGCTTTAAAGGTGTTATATTGCGGGCAGTTTGGCTATGCAAGTGAATGAAGAGCCGAGGGGAGACATGGAGCTGGTCATTTCACAACCCGACACTCTGCCCAAGTTTAATTCTGTTGTtatgtcacctgtctgtctaaGCTTCGAGGGTGTATcgcttcactgtgtttgagaagAGCTTCTGTGAGCAGCTGATAGAGGAGCTGGAGCACTTTGAACGCTCGTCAGCTCCCAAAGGAAGACCCAACACCATGAACCACTACGGGGTAAcggctgcctctcctctctgcgaAACCCAACATAATCATCTTTCATTGTTGTGCCGGCACATTTGGATGGCCGTTCCTGGCCTGGTCATGGAATAtctggaatatcatggaatttaGGAAGTTATACTCCAAAGAGTCAGGGAATTTGGTTATAAATATCAGGGAATTTTGCAAATATGTCACTTTACAGAAGAACACCAGAGGCTGTTTCCAGTCTGGCATGATAGTCTTCTTTTCTCACCGTTCAGATCCTCCTTAATGAGCTGGGCTTTGACGAGGGCTTCATCACCCCTCTGCGTGAGCACTTCCTCCTTCCGGTCACCTCCCTGCTCTATCCAGACTGCGGGGGGCGCTGTCTGGACAGCCACAAGGCCTTTGTGGTAAAATATGACATGCATGAAGACCTGGACCTCAGCTACCACTACGACAATGCAGAGGTCACACTGAACGTCTCCCTGGGCAAGGACTTCACCGATGGCAACCTTTATTTTGGTGACATGAGACAGGTGAATGATGGCATAGAGTATtataatactgctactactactactactactactactacaatggTTTTACTGCTAGTACTAGAACTATGACTGCTAGTGTTACTACTAATACTTCTGCAGTGATGGTAATAATTATACTACCTTTACAATAAAGAACTAAACTTTGCCTGTTATCCCTGCAACCCTCTTTTACTAAAACACATGGTGGTGAGCGGTATAAACTAGTGTAACCACTTttaaccgttttttttttttaaagtgctgcTTGGTGGATTACATGCATTCCAACTGAAGAATTCAGAAAAATCATTGTCACACGCAAGGCCCCTTTAAATCACGAGAGTAATGAATTAGCCTTGTTCACTTTGGAGCTATGTTCAGTTAATTGACGTCAGTGGGGGGATTAGACGCAGAGGTGCCATTGACTCCAGTGTTAAAACTGCCATTAAAATCCTTTTTCAAGAGTAGTATTGTGTGAAATGACAGAGATCACACTATCACAAATTTAAAGCCCTTACTAAAAGACTTATGTGACAAATGTGTTTTACCGACGCCGTTGTCATGATATAAGATGAGAGAAGGCAAATGTCTGCTCTGCTAATCGACTTTCAATGTGTCTAAAGTAATAAAACAGCAGTAAGAAAACATGACTCAGccatggaaaatgtgtttttgtagcTACTGAGGTGATTTCCAGCAGTGACTGTGATTAATGCTTCTCTTGAACCAGTATTTTTAGAGCAGAGTGTGAACGGGGACTTGGTgaatggagctgtgtgtgtgacgtccTTTCCCCAATGTTGGTGgttctgctgccccctgcaggtgccTTTAAGCGAGACAGAGTGCTCCGAGGTTGAACACCGGGTGACGGAGGGCCTCCTTCACCGGGGCCAGCAGATGCACGGGGCCCTGCCCATCTCCTCCGGCCAGCGCTGGAACCTCATCATCTGGATGAGGGCCTCGCAGGAACGCAACAAACTGTGTCCCATGTGCAACAAGAGGCCGACGCTGGTGGAGGGCCAGGGCTTCGCAGACGGCTTCACCAGCCGCCCGGCTGCTTGGCTGAATGCCTCTTGTGTCTTAACATAAAATTAGGGCTTTTCATGTTAAAGTTAGACCAATACTGCGtcaatattggccttttattgaAAAGAATTGCATCACCTGTGCCGCCCACCTTTGATATGCTGGATATGatgcatgtttatttaattaCATATGTATTATCGAATTGAACGAGAATAATTTAACTTGAATTGAGTCTAATGAGAcattttatcatcatcaccatcatcatcatggcaGTATTTTTACACTCCTGGGTTTCAGTGGGGAGTCTGAGTGTCAAATGGTGATCAAAAAGCTGTTTGAGGATTTTCCACactgatataaaaacaaaagtctGAGTGAAACACACAATGCTAATGATTCGTTGGGATCTTTTTAGTATGAAAATAGTCAAattgaaatacaaaatactagCCATTACACCATATTGGTCAAACACtaatatttattaatgcttGTTTGTGCCAAAGGTAATTTATAGAGGGAATGTGattgtactgtatgtgaaaATGCAGGAAACTTTACTGGAACTGACCCTTAATTCATGTCATTAGTAAAACCTGTTTACCTGCTGCTTCATGTGAGTatgtctgctgtgaaaaaggcctgTAGTAATCAGTGCTGTTCTCTTAATAATAGGATAATGAAAATTTAAgaataaacaacacaaaaatattcaGAGTGTTTGGATTATTTTAATTACATAAACTATATATGTCAATACAAGagcatcttttgtgtgtgcgtttctTCATCAGGTCATATGCATCATTTTGTGGTGCTGAGagcctcttctttctctcagacagttacacatgtacacactaatCCTTTCCAGCAACATCACAACACCAGGACTTTtggttgtttctttttgttcGGGGTAAAATCGCCAATACTGAATGTTCAACTGGAGGTcaaaggggagagggggagtATTTTTCTGGGGTCAAGAGGTGCACTCCAgcacattctctcacacacacacacactgtaacacaaatATGCTGAGTAACACCAAAGGCTAACTTAATAAAAAGGCTTTGTTTGCACATTTCTGAAGTctgaaattcatttgaaatgattCAGTTACTCCCAAAACTGTAGTGTTTTCACATGTCCTGCCTCAGAAACCCAACTTGAAATCTGCACATGTAGTTCTGATTCAGTTTGATGTGAAATTCATGCAAAATTAAAAGGGAGATTGCACCAATTTCAAGCTCCGTTTGGATTTGGACAAATTACATAGTATGATATCAATATATAGCTactatgtataaatataaatatctttacataaaataaattctcATATACACCACGTACAGATAAATATTTTCCTCTCCAGTTTGTGCCCATTTCTTTGACATCTCACAATATATTCAGTATTTTCAAATGATGCACCTGTTCAGTAGCAGATGTAGCTGACATTTAGACTTTTGCACACACTGGAGCCCCTCTGTTTGAAGAGCAGGTCATATCCCGGCCTGCTCAGGTGTCAGTGTGCTCACATCTGTCAGTCCATGCCACCTTGGACTGTCTCTTTACGTGTATCAGAGTCAGTGGGTCAGCACTCTGGCGAGGTACAGTGTCCAGCAGTGGGCCCACACCCTCTGCCTGCTGACTGGCACCTGCCGCTTATAATGTGGTCTCACTGCTCATGTCCCGGTGCCGGTGGTGGTCAGTGTCCGAGTCGTAGTCCGACTCCATCTCGATTTTGACCTGGGGCACGGGGCAAGGCATCCCTCGGCCCATAGGCATGGCCGGAGATGACGGGCAGGAGATCTTCAGGTGCAGAGTGATGCTGAGGAACGGCAAGCTCCGGTtatcatacacacacgcacacacacagccaaaatcACTGAGGGGCTGAGGAGGGCAGAGAATCTCAGATGTGCAAGGTAAAATGGGAATAAACTGTAGTAAATAGCCCAAACAATCAAAATCACTAGTATGGTCCTTAACTGGTGAGAATGTGGTGATAACATAATCTATCCTACCTATATAGCCTCTCACATATAgattaaaaatactttttaataaCTACTTCATTTCTTATGTTAAGTTTGTATGCAATTTATACCTGTGAGTAGTCATCAGTCATCACGTTTCATCTAattaacttttttcatttcatttttcatttattttattcattttgaacatgtaaaagggaagaaaacatAAGAAACAAGCACACgcagagaaaaaatagaaatagttTCTAACTATTAACAGCTCAGTGCAAAAGAGATGATCATAACACATACATATTCAAAAAGGAGTGGGGAATTAACTACctaactaacaaaactaacaaacaaattGCTTTTTGGGTGAATATCATTTGGGATCTAATGAAAGATCCTTTATTCTGTGAGCCTTATGTTGTGATATCTAGATAAGAATGATCCTatctaaaaaaattttttaagtGACTCAAAATAAGCAAGATCACTCCAATCCAGGATTGCAAAAGGAGGATCAGTACATCTGCAGAATTTTGATCCAGATTAAGCCAGTCACACCACACAGCCTTCAGAATCAGTGACCCCTGAAAGTTTGGTGACCTGAGACTAATCATTTATCACTAAATTAACATCTGAACTCTCATCAATCATTGCCAAACTTTGTCCCCAGGAATTTAGTGGCTATAAACAGGGAGTTTTGGTAGTGAAGGATATTAGACAGGACAGGTTTAGTGAATTGAGATTTGTAATCAAAGTTGTTGGTTTTGCTCACAACTTTTAAAGAAAGTGAATTACATGCAGGCATAAAGCATACAGTaagtgaaaataacacatttttgattaaaatcaaCAGCTTACAACAACTGACCAAACAAATTCATAAGTCAGA from Myripristis murdjan chromosome 9, fMyrMur1.1, whole genome shotgun sequence encodes:
- the ogfod2 gene encoding 2-oxoglutarate and iron-dependent oxygenase domain-containing protein 2, translated to MKNEEDEEVKFYTCSCFTTDNIFLEDYRLHVRFESEQQFRLDYQAVLRRLGCVTEPQFEDVLHKISQEVERRRCLCAKSAERAAAIKDIYQPLHPHVYHLQEAFMAPQFKQMAEYCRSGGASEQGLLDLLQTEAASRVYRFTVFEKSFCEQLIEELEHFERSSAPKGRPNTMNHYGILLNELGFDEGFITPLREHFLLPVTSLLYPDCGGRCLDSHKAFVVKYDMHEDLDLSYHYDNAEVTLNVSLGKDFTDGNLYFGDMRQVPLSETECSEVEHRVTEGLLHRGQQMHGALPISSGQRWNLIIWMRASQERNKLCPMCNKRPTLVEGQGFADGFTSRPAAWLNASCVLT